The following coding sequences are from one Halobacteriovorax sp. JY17 window:
- a CDS encoding methylated-DNA--[protein]-cysteine S-methyltransferase: MDAILSTKLGKFYIQYSSKGLSLLSFTIPRKVESSSADQKFIKTVTKELNDYADGKLKKFSIKLDLEGTEFQKSVWKQLQKIKYGEVKSYGEIAKAINLEGGQRAVGGANNKNRIPIIIPCHRVIKSDGGLGGYAGGLRLKEKLLAIEGVAINI; the protein is encoded by the coding sequence ATGGACGCAATCCTAAGTACTAAGTTGGGTAAATTCTATATTCAGTATTCTAGTAAAGGATTAAGTTTACTCTCGTTTACAATTCCTCGCAAAGTTGAATCATCATCTGCGGATCAAAAATTTATAAAGACTGTTACTAAAGAGCTAAATGATTATGCAGATGGAAAGTTGAAGAAATTTTCAATTAAGCTTGATCTTGAAGGGACTGAATTTCAAAAGTCTGTTTGGAAGCAGTTACAGAAAATTAAGTACGGTGAAGTTAAGTCCTACGGAGAGATTGCTAAAGCGATTAATCTAGAAGGTGGTCAAAGAGCAGTAGGGGGAGCTAATAATAAGAATAGGATTCCAATTATTATTCCTTGTCACAGAGTCATTAAATCAGATGGTGGTTTAGGTGGTTATGCAGGTGGATTGAGATTAAAAGAAAAGCTACTCGCAATTGAAGGAGTAGCTATTAATATCTAG
- a CDS encoding GAF domain-containing protein, with product MDINVEIKNLFLLNVLDCDYALALYIQGAESLELLSSTNNSLGVLNFKKEKVEKKRELMLPIESFGKVIGALQVKIPLKHELTERQSLILSELTQSLSPILRGGTDSRELTYNVEVYKWILEAKNMIPKIADWIGIYYKTEYLIEKKSEDLLLGPYIGESTEHVKIPISEGLCGLALREERVVNIEDVHSDERHIACSLKTKSELIIPLQNSYGDCIAELDIDSNLQAAFSKEIEEKMKDYCLTFPLK from the coding sequence GTGGATATAAATGTAGAAATAAAAAATCTCTTCTTACTCAATGTTCTTGATTGTGACTATGCACTAGCTCTTTATATTCAGGGAGCCGAGTCTTTAGAATTATTATCATCAACGAATAATTCTCTTGGTGTTTTAAATTTTAAAAAAGAAAAGGTTGAAAAGAAAAGAGAGCTCATGCTTCCAATAGAGTCTTTTGGAAAAGTTATAGGTGCACTGCAAGTAAAAATACCTTTAAAGCATGAACTGACTGAGAGGCAAAGTCTAATCCTTAGTGAGCTTACACAGAGTTTGTCTCCTATTTTAAGAGGAGGGACTGACTCTAGGGAATTAACTTATAATGTTGAGGTTTATAAGTGGATTCTTGAAGCAAAGAATATGATTCCAAAAATTGCCGACTGGATAGGGATTTACTATAAAACAGAGTACTTGATTGAGAAAAAGTCTGAGGACTTACTTCTTGGCCCTTATATCGGAGAGTCTACAGAACATGTGAAGATTCCTATTTCTGAAGGTCTTTGTGGGCTCGCTCTAAGAGAGGAGCGAGTTGTAAATATTGAGGATGTTCATAGTGATGAAAGACATATTGCTTGTAGTTTAAAAACAAAGTCAGAGTTAATTATACCTCTTCAAAATTCCTACGGGGACTGCATTGCTGAACTTGATATCGACTCTAATCTTCAAGCAGCTTTTTCAAAAGAAATCGAAGAGAAGATGAAAGACTACTGTCTAACTTTTCCTTTAAAGTAG
- a CDS encoding gamma-glutamylcyclotransferase family protein has product MKIFVFGSLLSQDVLNIVLGENHIRLDKLPIKEISNFQAYYVENEDYPMLVEKEYEVLSGKVITIDNKEHLDRLTHYEGEENPLKIISADDSLYAFLADSTLTPSPKKWDLNNWLQSPAYKDFLERVKKFMSQIELGLDNW; this is encoded by the coding sequence TTGAAGATTTTCGTATTTGGATCACTTTTAAGCCAAGATGTCTTAAATATTGTTCTTGGAGAGAATCACATTCGCCTAGATAAACTTCCAATAAAAGAAATAAGTAATTTTCAAGCTTACTATGTAGAAAACGAAGACTACCCTATGCTTGTAGAAAAAGAATACGAAGTTCTCTCAGGAAAAGTTATTACAATTGATAATAAAGAACACTTGGATAGACTTACTCATTATGAAGGTGAAGAAAATCCTTTGAAGATAATTTCAGCTGATGATTCCCTTTACGCTTTTCTCGCAGACTCCACACTCACTCCAAGTCCTAAAAAATGGGACCTTAACAACTGGCTTCAGTCCCCTGCTTATAAGGACTTTCTAGAACGCGTGAAAAAATTCATGTCTCAAATTGAATTAGGTTTAGACAATTGGTAA
- a CDS encoding alpha/beta fold hydrolase translates to MIRDYKFLKTIDGKELHLEVSESGKKKWLIVTHGIGEHLNRHSYIDELFGNSFNILKYDIRGHGRSQGGKRGYVEDFSLFFSDLKEVILFLKKSYKMESFCLFGHSMGALITAGYMQTLADEENYPDAVFLNAPPAGFPGALGELMNISPIGFVQKLAGMPFSIKLGGLVDLNYLSHDSRVKEKYIEDEFNILKPHSKLLFEMVKASKEVFSKPLRITCPSFVSYGTEDRVVSIGQLKHYLSMVDKSFKVQPIEDAYHETHNEIEKYRTPYFEFLKESLISVL, encoded by the coding sequence GTGATACGCGATTATAAATTTTTGAAAACTATTGATGGAAAGGAATTGCACTTAGAAGTTTCTGAAAGTGGAAAGAAGAAGTGGTTAATTGTTACACATGGAATAGGTGAGCATTTAAATAGACATTCTTATATTGATGAGCTCTTTGGAAATAGCTTCAATATATTAAAGTACGATATTAGAGGTCACGGAAGAAGTCAGGGGGGAAAGAGAGGATATGTTGAAGACTTCTCACTTTTCTTTAGTGACTTAAAAGAAGTTATACTCTTTTTAAAGAAATCTTATAAAATGGAAAGTTTTTGTTTATTTGGACACTCGATGGGAGCTCTCATTACTGCGGGCTATATGCAAACTCTAGCTGATGAGGAAAATTATCCTGATGCTGTTTTTCTAAATGCTCCTCCTGCAGGCTTTCCAGGAGCTCTTGGAGAGTTAATGAATATCTCACCCATTGGTTTTGTTCAAAAGTTAGCGGGGATGCCATTTTCAATAAAGCTTGGAGGTCTTGTTGATCTTAATTATCTTTCTCATGATTCAAGAGTAAAAGAGAAGTATATTGAGGATGAATTTAATATTTTGAAGCCTCACTCAAAACTCTTATTTGAAATGGTAAAAGCTTCAAAAGAAGTATTCTCAAAGCCTCTTAGAATCACTTGTCCATCATTTGTCTCATATGGAACTGAAGATAGAGTCGTTAGTATTGGCCAATTGAAGCACTACTTAAGTATGGTAGATAAGAGTTTTAAAGTTCAGCCAATTGAAGATGCTTATCATGAAACTCACAATGAGATTGAGAAGTACAGAACACCGTATTTTGAATTCTTAAAAGAGTCATTAATTTCAGTTTTATAA
- a CDS encoding DUF2797 domain-containing protein: MKVSGNILKMKTTLSSPVKYELPIGEELLLMNDLIGKKVKLTFDGQINCISTGEKISKSYNQGYSFRASQKLAACDICIVKPELCHFADGTCREPEWGKANCFQPHIVYLSVSSHLKIGITRESQVPTRWMDQGATYALPILRVDDRLTSGLIEKEISKSLSDKTNWRKMLQNDVDEIDLEEARENLFEEFADLLDDFDAEDLDEEVIHIEYPVNEYPTKIKSLGFDKNPEIEGTLNGIKGQYLIFDCGVINMRKHQGYFISVEF; the protein is encoded by the coding sequence ATGAAAGTAAGTGGAAATATTTTAAAAATGAAAACGACTCTCTCTTCCCCGGTGAAGTATGAACTTCCAATTGGAGAAGAGCTTCTACTTATGAATGACTTAATCGGAAAGAAAGTTAAGCTTACTTTCGATGGTCAGATAAATTGTATTTCAACAGGTGAGAAAATTTCGAAGAGCTACAATCAGGGCTATTCTTTTAGGGCCTCTCAAAAACTTGCTGCCTGTGATATCTGTATTGTGAAACCTGAGCTATGTCACTTTGCGGACGGAACTTGCCGTGAGCCAGAGTGGGGAAAGGCAAATTGCTTTCAACCTCATATTGTTTATCTCTCTGTTTCAAGTCATTTGAAAATTGGAATAACAAGAGAGTCTCAAGTTCCAACCCGTTGGATGGATCAAGGGGCGACCTATGCACTACCAATTCTTAGGGTTGATGATCGTCTAACTTCTGGGCTTATAGAAAAAGAAATTTCAAAGTCTTTGTCCGATAAAACAAATTGGAGAAAGATGCTTCAAAATGATGTGGATGAAATTGATCTAGAGGAAGCGAGAGAAAATCTCTTTGAAGAATTTGCAGATTTATTAGACGATTTCGATGCGGAAGATTTAGATGAAGAAGTTATTCACATCGAATATCCTGTGAATGAGTATCCAACAAAAATTAAATCACTTGGTTTTGATAAGAATCCAGAGATAGAGGGAACTCTAAATGGGATTAAGGGGCAGTATTTAATTTTTGACTGCGGTGTGATTAATATGAGAAAGCATCAAGGATACTTTATATCAGTAGAGTTCTAA
- a CDS encoding ApaG domain-containing protein: MLELRKVHTLSVKVEPIYIPELSQPAKKDYVFNYTITISNGVESDIQILGKTLFFRDGKRKEVCIEYDEVNEEQAWVPAGDSYDYSEFHTMRTSTGNLRGSLLVRVIETNEELEVEVPLTFFRIFSNKEIISLQKVAR; encoded by the coding sequence ATGCTAGAGCTTAGAAAGGTTCATACTCTTTCAGTAAAAGTGGAACCGATTTATATCCCAGAACTATCTCAACCGGCCAAGAAGGACTATGTTTTCAATTACACTATTACTATAAGTAATGGTGTAGAAAGTGATATTCAAATTCTTGGAAAAACTCTCTTCTTTAGAGATGGAAAGAGGAAAGAAGTTTGTATTGAGTATGATGAGGTCAATGAAGAGCAAGCATGGGTCCCTGCCGGAGACTCTTACGACTACTCAGAGTTTCATACAATGAGAACTTCAACAGGAAATCTTCGCGGAAGCTTACTTGTTCGAGTCATTGAGACAAACGAAGAATTAGAAGTAGAAGTTCCCCTCACATTTTTTAGAATTTTTAGTAATAAAGAAATTATAAGCTTACAAAAAGTCGCAAGGTAG
- a CDS encoding M48 family metallopeptidase — protein MQAAEAVTKAFLFFLFSKSLIESYLDNRNRKHILANRNSVPEKFSGQITLEDHQKAADYSIAKIKVSKVFNFVELVILLIWTLGGGIEALDKFAKSFGLSELTTGVFFFAIYMLISLLLGLPQSIYSTFVLEEKFGFNKTTPKTFIIDMLKGIALGAVIGFPIIYAILWIMNALGTYWWTYAWVFLTLTQFVIIWAYPRFIAPLFNKFSELEEGEVKDKVVALLDKTGFESNGLFVMDASIRSSHGNAYFTGFGKNKRIVFFDTLIKNLSPDEVTAVLAHELGHFKKKHIVKGLVKSVILSFIGFAILGFLADWVPFFTGHGVATPSIHAALLLFMMVSGVYTFGLIPLNAMTSRKYEFEADEFASQYANAKDLITALVKLYKHNASTLTPDPGYSKFYHSHPPALVRVKHLESLIKA, from the coding sequence ATGCAAGCAGCTGAAGCCGTAACTAAGGCCTTCTTATTCTTTCTTTTTTCAAAATCTCTCATTGAGTCGTATCTCGATAATAGAAATAGAAAGCACATCTTGGCCAATAGAAATTCTGTACCTGAGAAATTTAGTGGTCAGATCACTTTGGAAGATCATCAAAAAGCTGCAGATTATTCAATTGCAAAAATCAAAGTTTCTAAAGTTTTTAATTTCGTTGAGCTTGTTATTCTCCTGATTTGGACACTTGGTGGTGGAATCGAGGCGCTAGATAAATTTGCAAAAAGCTTTGGTCTCTCGGAGTTAACAACCGGCGTTTTCTTCTTTGCCATCTATATGCTAATTAGCCTTCTTCTGGGACTGCCACAATCAATCTATTCTACTTTTGTTTTAGAGGAGAAATTTGGTTTTAATAAGACGACTCCTAAAACATTTATCATTGATATGCTCAAAGGAATTGCCCTAGGTGCAGTTATTGGCTTTCCAATTATCTACGCTATTCTTTGGATCATGAATGCCCTCGGAACTTATTGGTGGACTTATGCGTGGGTTTTTCTCACTCTTACTCAATTCGTAATTATTTGGGCGTATCCAAGATTCATCGCACCTCTCTTTAATAAATTTTCAGAGCTTGAAGAAGGTGAAGTTAAAGATAAGGTTGTTGCTCTTTTAGATAAGACTGGGTTTGAAAGTAACGGTCTCTTTGTTATGGACGCAAGTATTAGAAGTAGTCATGGGAATGCTTACTTCACGGGATTTGGAAAGAACAAGAGAATTGTCTTCTTTGATACTCTTATTAAAAATCTTTCACCTGATGAAGTGACAGCTGTTCTCGCTCACGAACTCGGACATTTTAAAAAGAAACATATCGTGAAAGGTTTAGTTAAATCTGTAATTCTAAGTTTCATTGGTTTTGCAATTCTAGGATTCCTAGCTGACTGGGTTCCTTTCTTTACTGGACATGGAGTGGCCACACCAAGTATTCACGCGGCCCTACTTCTCTTTATGATGGTATCTGGAGTCTATACATTTGGACTGATTCCACTTAATGCCATGACTTCAAGAAAGTATGAATTTGAAGCTGATGAATTTGCAAGCCAATATGCTAATGCCAAAGACCTAATTACCGCACTTGTAAAACTTTACAAGCATAATGCGAGTACACTTACTCCAGACCCAGGATATAGTAAATTCTATCATTCTCATCCTCCTGCACTAGTTCGTGTAAAGCATCTTGAATCACTCATTAAGGCCTAA